A section of the Agromyces aurantiacus genome encodes:
- a CDS encoding response regulator transcription factor has protein sequence MTEQAEGSRAATTVAIVDDHEAVRLGLRAACREAGYDVVADTADVPTLLAAFEDPGSEPPRVVLLDLSLGDGSSVTDNVRAVLAAGSQVLVHSIADRVAAVREALAAGAAGVIPKSSPTSAVIAAIATVARGEALNNVEWASAIEADRDFAKDQLGRRERDVLHLYASGLPLKLVAQQLGIAHSTAREYLDRIRAKYVEVGRPAPTKVDLLRRAVEDGILPGLDAEAGDGRR, from the coding sequence GTGACGGAGCAGGCCGAGGGGAGCCGGGCGGCCACGACCGTGGCGATCGTCGACGACCACGAGGCGGTGCGACTCGGGCTGCGCGCGGCGTGCCGCGAGGCGGGCTACGACGTCGTCGCCGACACCGCCGACGTGCCGACGCTGCTCGCCGCGTTCGAGGATCCGGGCTCGGAGCCGCCGCGCGTGGTGCTGCTCGACCTCTCGCTCGGCGACGGGTCGAGCGTGACCGACAACGTGCGTGCCGTGCTCGCGGCGGGCAGCCAGGTCCTCGTCCACAGCATCGCCGACCGCGTCGCCGCGGTGCGCGAGGCGCTCGCCGCGGGCGCGGCGGGCGTCATTCCGAAGTCGTCGCCGACCTCGGCGGTGATCGCCGCGATCGCGACCGTCGCCCGCGGCGAGGCGCTGAACAACGTCGAGTGGGCGAGCGCGATCGAGGCCGACCGCGACTTCGCCAAGGACCAGCTCGGCCGACGCGAACGCGACGTGCTGCACCTCTACGCGTCCGGGCTGCCGCTCAAGCTCGTCGCCCAGCAGCTCGGCATCGCGCACTCGACCGCGCGCGAGTACCTCGACCGCATCCGAGCCAAGTACGTCGAGGTCGGCCGTCCCGCCCCGACCAAGGTCGACCTGCTCCGCCGGGCCGTGGAGGACGGCATCCTGCCGGGCCTCGACGCCGAGGCCGGTGATGGTCGCCGCTGA
- a CDS encoding acyl-CoA carboxylase epsilon subunit encodes MTTASGEANGAESIDLTFLTRRVSADEAAAVTAVLVAAVREEQSAPPPPARSEWAHPRSAVRPPIEVGPRRWAFSAR; translated from the coding sequence ATGACCACCGCATCAGGCGAGGCGAACGGCGCCGAGTCGATCGACCTCACCTTCCTCACGCGCCGCGTCTCCGCCGACGAGGCCGCGGCCGTCACCGCCGTGCTCGTCGCGGCCGTGCGCGAGGAGCAGTCGGCGCCGCCGCCGCCGGCGCGCAGCGAGTGGGCGCATCCGCGATCGGCCGTGCGGCCACCGATCGAGGTCGGCCCTCGTCGCTGGGCGTTCTCCGCACGCTGA
- a CDS encoding sensor histidine kinase, which produces MVAADWRASRLAPRRAAVSRAQVETVSGRALGAFGLVFGAQTVPTAIDQSAFLVDGAGAAMMAVLYGAIAALAAATFTRVAVRGAALAFATLYVLCLLAWPFLVVDTAGMQQQTPWLYYLCTVATTASVISVPAAPATAYTTAVPAIYGIVRLTPSGGAAPPLLAVLDTMYAVILGVVVLVIITMLRQAAESVDAAQEAALQRYDVVARQHANEIERVKVDALVHDSVLTTLLSAAAARTPAERQLASRMAGDALRRLEEAAIEVPGTADRADVSVLARRLRAAVTGFSAPFVVRVSDTSGVELPVEAVDALSSAALQAMVNSVQHADGPIGRVRRELEIRGVGAGGCVIQVVDNGSGFDPSQVPASRLGLRVSIDERMANAGGSARIESEPGRGTRVTLAWPAGVDGGAS; this is translated from the coding sequence ATGGTCGCCGCTGACTGGCGCGCGAGCCGGCTCGCGCCGCGTCGCGCGGCGGTCAGCCGCGCCCAGGTCGAGACGGTCTCGGGCCGTGCGCTCGGGGCGTTCGGCCTGGTGTTCGGCGCGCAGACGGTGCCCACGGCGATCGATCAGTCCGCCTTTCTGGTCGACGGCGCCGGCGCGGCGATGATGGCCGTGCTGTACGGCGCGATCGCCGCGCTCGCCGCGGCGACCTTCACGCGCGTCGCCGTGCGCGGAGCAGCCCTCGCCTTCGCGACGCTGTACGTGCTGTGCCTGCTGGCGTGGCCCTTCCTCGTGGTCGACACCGCCGGCATGCAGCAGCAGACGCCGTGGCTGTACTACCTCTGCACGGTGGCCACGACCGCCTCGGTGATCTCGGTGCCGGCCGCCCCCGCGACGGCGTACACGACCGCGGTGCCCGCGATCTACGGCATCGTCCGGCTGACGCCCTCGGGCGGCGCAGCCCCGCCCCTGCTCGCCGTGCTCGACACGATGTACGCCGTCATCCTCGGCGTGGTCGTGCTCGTGATCATCACCATGCTGCGCCAGGCGGCCGAGTCGGTGGATGCCGCGCAGGAGGCCGCGCTGCAGCGCTACGACGTCGTGGCGCGACAGCACGCCAACGAGATCGAGCGCGTCAAGGTCGACGCGCTCGTGCACGACAGCGTGCTCACCACGCTGCTCTCGGCGGCGGCCGCGCGCACGCCGGCCGAGCGCCAGCTCGCCTCGCGTATGGCGGGCGACGCGCTCCGGCGGCTCGAGGAGGCCGCGATCGAGGTGCCGGGCACCGCCGACCGTGCGGACGTCTCGGTGCTCGCGCGGCGCCTGCGCGCGGCGGTGACCGGGTTCTCCGCGCCGTTCGTCGTACGCGTGAGCGACACGAGCGGCGTCGAGCTGCCCGTCGAGGCCGTCGACGCGCTCTCGTCGGCCGCGCTGCAGGCCATGGTGAACAGCGTGCAGCACGCCGACGGGCCGATCGGCCGCGTGCGCCGCGAGCTCGAGATCCGCGGGGTCGGCGCCGGCGGCTGCGTCATCCAGGTGGTCGACAACGGGTCGGGGTTCGACCCGTCGCAGGTGCCCGCGAGCCGGCTCGGCCTGCGCGTCTCGATCGACGAGCGCATGGCGAACGCCGGCGGCTCGGCCCGCATCGAGTCCGAGCCCGGACGCGGCACGCGGGTCACGCTCGCGTGGCCGGCGGGCGTCGACGGGGGTGCGTCGTGA
- a CDS encoding Maf family protein, which yields MRLYLASTSPARRQLLRQAGVEPLLVAPGVDEEAAVAAHEAEHGPLAPPELVQLLAQRKAEAIVGRDVDGRPIDGLVLGGDSAFLVDGELYGKPHRPEVARARWARQNGRSGVLWSGHWLIDHRGGAPRGAVGRPASAVVEFARLDDAEIDAYVATGEPLAVAGAFTVDSLGGPFIRSVTGDPSTVVGLSLSTLRELVHELDARWTDLWDLR from the coding sequence ATGCGCCTCTACCTCGCCTCCACCTCCCCCGCCCGGCGGCAGCTGCTGCGGCAGGCCGGCGTCGAGCCGCTGCTCGTCGCGCCGGGCGTCGACGAGGAGGCCGCGGTCGCCGCCCACGAGGCCGAGCACGGCCCGCTCGCGCCGCCCGAGCTGGTGCAGCTGCTCGCGCAGCGCAAGGCCGAGGCGATCGTGGGGCGCGACGTCGACGGGAGACCGATCGACGGACTGGTGCTCGGGGGCGACTCGGCCTTCCTCGTCGACGGCGAGCTGTACGGCAAGCCGCACCGGCCCGAGGTGGCTCGCGCACGCTGGGCGCGGCAGAACGGCCGCTCGGGCGTGCTGTGGTCGGGTCACTGGCTCATCGACCACCGCGGAGGCGCGCCGCGGGGCGCGGTCGGCCGCCCGGCCTCGGCGGTGGTCGAGTTCGCCCGGCTCGACGACGCCGAGATCGACGCGTACGTGGCGACCGGCGAGCCGCTCGCGGTGGCGGGCGCCTTCACGGTCGACAGCCTGGGCGGTCCGTTCATCCGCTCGGTCACCGGCGACCCGTCGACCGTCGTCGGGCTCTCCCTCTCGACCCTGCGCGAGCTCGTGCACGAGCTCGACGCGCGCTGGACCGACCTCTGGGACCTGCGCTGA
- a CDS encoding 5-(carboxyamino)imidazole ribonucleotide synthase, which produces MRVGVIGAGQLARMMIPAALELGVELRVLAEGEGMAAALAAERVGDYTDAETVLAFARQVDVVTFDHEHVPQDVLRALVDAGVPVRPGPDALRYAQDKLLMRARLDELGLPVPEWGRVATPDELDAFIADHGGAAVVKTPRGGYDGKGVRVVRGSGEVAEWFVAAGEDGREGALLVEELVDFRRELAQLVARRPSGEVAAWPLVETVQVNGVCSEVIAPAPRSAGRLADVAADVAISVAEGLGVTGVLAVEMFETTDDRVLVNELAMRPHNSGHWTMDGCTTGQFEQHLRAVLDLPLGGTGSHDEWSVMVNLLGGPAEGSLTDRYAEALAGHPTVKVHNYGKAPRPGRKVGHVTAVGPDLDAAVYEARAAAAALQD; this is translated from the coding sequence GTGCGAGTCGGAGTGATCGGTGCAGGGCAGCTCGCCCGGATGATGATCCCCGCGGCGCTCGAGCTCGGGGTCGAGCTCCGCGTGCTCGCGGAGGGCGAGGGCATGGCCGCGGCGCTCGCGGCCGAGCGCGTCGGCGACTACACCGACGCCGAGACCGTGCTCGCGTTCGCGCGCCAGGTCGACGTGGTCACCTTCGACCACGAGCACGTCCCGCAGGACGTGCTGCGTGCCCTGGTCGACGCCGGGGTCCCCGTGCGGCCCGGCCCCGATGCGCTGCGCTACGCGCAGGACAAGCTCCTCATGCGCGCCCGGCTCGACGAGCTCGGCCTGCCGGTGCCCGAGTGGGGGCGCGTGGCCACGCCCGACGAGCTCGACGCGTTCATCGCCGACCACGGCGGCGCCGCGGTCGTGAAGACCCCGCGTGGCGGGTACGACGGCAAGGGCGTGCGGGTCGTGCGCGGCTCCGGCGAGGTCGCCGAGTGGTTCGTCGCCGCAGGCGAGGACGGCCGCGAGGGCGCCCTCCTGGTCGAGGAGCTGGTGGACTTCCGCCGCGAGCTCGCACAGCTCGTCGCGCGCCGGCCGTCGGGCGAGGTCGCGGCCTGGCCGCTCGTCGAGACGGTCCAGGTGAACGGCGTGTGCAGCGAGGTCATCGCGCCGGCACCCCGGTCGGCGGGCCGGCTCGCCGACGTGGCGGCCGACGTCGCGATCTCGGTCGCCGAGGGCCTCGGGGTCACGGGCGTCCTCGCGGTCGAGATGTTCGAGACCACCGACGACCGCGTGCTCGTGAACGAGCTCGCGATGCGCCCGCACAACTCCGGCCACTGGACCATGGACGGCTGCACCACCGGGCAGTTCGAGCAGCATCTGCGCGCGGTGCTCGACCTCCCGCTCGGGGGCACCGGCTCCCACGACGAGTGGTCCGTGATGGTGAACCTGCTCGGCGGACCGGCCGAGGGCTCCCTCACCGACCGGTACGCCGAGGCGCTCGCCGGGCACCCCACCGTGAAGGTCCACAACTACGGCAAGGCCCCCCGCCCCGGCCGCAAGGTCGGCCACGTCACCGCGGTCGGGCCCGACCTCGACGCCGCCGTCTACGAGGCACGCGCCGCGGCGGCGGCCCTCCAGGACTGA
- a CDS encoding PH domain-containing protein: MGEASTGPAITGPIGPQDEHVVARVRRHGRVLVLPAVLLIATVGAAAYLVPALEGWPQLAVLIGAALVVVLGCALPYLAWLASRTTITTRRVIVRRGLFVRVRRELWHRRGYDVQVSRSWLQGVIGSGDVRLETGHEVPVVLRDIPAPLAVQSALHELMAESHSLGGPAVGPSAFGSSSAIEGDTVSWGGR; encoded by the coding sequence ATGGGGGAGGCGAGCACCGGGCCGGCGATCACCGGACCGATCGGACCGCAGGACGAGCACGTCGTGGCGCGGGTCCGCCGCCACGGACGCGTGCTCGTGCTGCCCGCCGTCCTGCTCATCGCCACCGTCGGTGCGGCCGCCTACCTGGTGCCCGCGCTCGAGGGATGGCCGCAGCTCGCCGTCCTCATCGGCGCCGCGCTCGTCGTGGTGCTCGGGTGCGCGCTGCCGTACCTCGCGTGGCTCGCCTCGCGCACGACCATCACGACGCGACGCGTGATCGTCCGCCGCGGGCTCTTCGTCCGGGTGCGCCGCGAGCTGTGGCACCGCCGCGGCTACGACGTGCAGGTGAGCCGCTCGTGGCTCCAGGGCGTCATCGGATCAGGCGACGTCCGCCTCGAGACCGGTCACGAGGTGCCGGTCGTGCTGCGCGACATCCCGGCGCCCCTCGCGGTGCAGTCGGCCCTCCACGAGCTCATGGCCGAGTCGCACTCGCTCGGCGGGCCGGCGGTCGGGCCCTCCGCGTTCGGCTCGTCGTCGGCCATCGAGGGCGACACCGTGTCGTGGGGAGGCCGCTGA
- a CDS encoding class I SAM-dependent RNA methyltransferase, with protein sequence MAQSRRRRPASRPASGGRRPAPPRPAEPGPVLELDVERIAHGGVAVAHHEGRVVFVADAIPGERVAAQVVDAGRERFWRAETVEVLRASPDRREHVWPEASVDRAPEHRVGGAEFGHIAMPRQRALKGEVLHDALARMGGVEVEVVVEPVDPAVAPGVDVEAGTRWRTRVRLHVAADGTVGPYAARSHTVVPVTSLPLAVAELEAIAPLGRTLEGAVAVDLIAPSDGDPQAVVRSPDDRRTARTAAPTVVERVGNRRFTVDRDGFWQVHRGAAATLTAAVQDLVDPDRFDPAAENHDLYGGVGLLAAAVGDRFGPSVRVTTVEADARATEHAGANLADWIGARAVTARVDRYLDELAAAPDDAGRGLRGATVVLDPPRSGAGRAVVDRLAALHPAQVVYVACDPVALARDVGLFRAHGYELEAVRAFDLFPNTHHVEAVARLAAIV encoded by the coding sequence ATGGCACAGTCACGTCGTCGCCGGCCCGCGTCCCGCCCCGCATCGGGCGGCCGGCGCCCGGCGCCCCCGCGGCCGGCCGAGCCCGGGCCCGTGCTCGAGCTCGACGTCGAGCGCATCGCGCACGGCGGGGTCGCGGTCGCACACCACGAGGGGCGGGTCGTCTTCGTCGCCGACGCGATCCCCGGGGAGCGGGTCGCCGCGCAGGTCGTCGATGCGGGCCGCGAACGGTTCTGGCGCGCCGAGACGGTCGAGGTGCTGCGCGCCTCGCCGGACCGTCGCGAGCACGTCTGGCCCGAGGCATCCGTCGACCGCGCCCCCGAACATCGCGTCGGCGGGGCCGAGTTCGGCCACATCGCCATGCCGCGCCAGCGCGCACTGAAGGGCGAGGTGCTGCACGACGCGCTCGCGCGCATGGGCGGCGTCGAGGTCGAGGTCGTCGTCGAGCCCGTCGATCCCGCCGTGGCTCCCGGCGTCGACGTCGAGGCGGGCACGCGCTGGCGCACGCGCGTGCGCCTGCACGTCGCGGCCGACGGGACGGTCGGGCCCTATGCGGCGCGCTCCCATACGGTCGTGCCCGTCACCTCGCTCCCGCTCGCCGTCGCCGAGCTCGAGGCGATCGCGCCGCTGGGCCGGACGCTCGAGGGCGCCGTTGCGGTCGACCTCATCGCGCCATCCGACGGCGACCCGCAGGCCGTCGTGCGCTCGCCCGACGATCGCCGCACGGCGCGGACCGCCGCGCCGACCGTCGTCGAGCGCGTCGGGAACCGCCGCTTCACCGTCGACCGGGACGGCTTCTGGCAGGTTCACCGGGGCGCCGCCGCGACGCTGACCGCGGCCGTGCAGGATCTCGTCGATCCCGACCGCTTCGACCCCGCCGCGGAGAACCACGACCTCTACGGCGGCGTGGGGCTCCTCGCGGCCGCCGTGGGGGACCGGTTCGGCCCATCGGTGCGGGTCACGACCGTCGAGGCCGATGCGCGCGCGACCGAGCACGCCGGCGCCAACCTCGCCGACTGGATCGGGGCGCGCGCCGTCACCGCGCGCGTCGACCGCTACCTCGACGAGCTGGCCGCGGCGCCGGATGACGCGGGGCGCGGCCTGCGCGGCGCGACGGTCGTGCTCGACCCGCCGCGCTCCGGCGCGGGGCGCGCCGTCGTCGACCGCCTCGCGGCGCTCCACCCGGCGCAGGTCGTGTACGTCGCCTGCGACCCCGTCGCCCTCGCGCGCGACGTCGGCCTGTTCCGGGCGCACGGGTACGAGCTCGAGGCGGTGCGCGCGTTCGACCTCTTCCCGAACACGCACCACGTCGAGGCCGTCGCGCGACTGGCCGCTATCGTGTGA
- a CDS encoding GtrA family protein, with protein sequence MPDTLRSLASRAWHGFLAYLVKFGVVGLIGFVIDIALFNALRVGLLGEGTWAQSAIGAKTISTSVAIVFNWLGNRYWTFRRHRRRHALREFAEYAIVSLGGMAIALLCLWISHHLLGLTSLLADNISTNVIGLALGTAFRFLLYRYWVFGQHRSDGLSNRARVEEAQRALFEEPPFERSSEDAPLDSAPLEDRGPGYSPPPRNQGG encoded by the coding sequence GTGCCCGACACGCTCCGATCACTCGCGTCGCGGGCGTGGCACGGGTTCCTCGCCTACCTCGTGAAGTTCGGCGTGGTGGGACTCATCGGCTTCGTGATCGACATCGCGCTCTTCAATGCGCTGCGCGTCGGCCTCCTCGGCGAGGGCACGTGGGCGCAGTCGGCGATCGGCGCGAAGACGATCTCGACGAGCGTCGCGATCGTGTTCAACTGGCTCGGCAATCGGTACTGGACCTTCCGCCGCCACCGCCGGCGGCACGCCCTGCGCGAGTTCGCCGAGTACGCGATCGTGTCGCTGGGCGGCATGGCGATCGCGCTGCTGTGCCTGTGGATCAGCCACCACCTGCTGGGCCTGACGAGCCTGCTCGCCGACAACATCTCGACGAACGTGATCGGGCTCGCGCTCGGCACGGCGTTCCGGTTCCTGCTCTACCGGTACTGGGTGTTCGGCCAGCACCGCTCCGACGGGCTCTCGAACCGCGCTCGCGTCGAGGAGGCGCAGCGCGCGCTCTTCGAGGAGCCCCCGTTCGAGCGATCGTCCGAGGACGCGCCGCTCGACTCCGCGCCGCTCGAGGACCGGGGTCCGGGCTACTCGCCTCCGCCGAGGAACCAGGGCGGGTAG
- a CDS encoding DarT ssDNA thymidine ADP-ribosyltransferase family protein produces the protein MGEECIHGFDEGLCAICSPPPEPETPARAPRTRATRPAGIGTAATRPGQGRAPRTASSARAGRVAGASAPPVDAGATRLYHLTHIENLGRILGAGAILADAGDPPAAPAVDLAAPAARAYRRTATVGDTGAHVAEFVPFLLSTDAHVWDAIRTGTPDPRLSEEAVRRPAADHVLLVTSIAAAAGARLRTPGEVAVSETDAAIGGASFAATWPEAERAIVRLTLADEGAGMRAAEVLVHGSVPLERVALIAVANDRVRDRVRAALQAVGAKVRVAVYPPWFLGGGE, from the coding sequence TTGGGCGAGGAATGCATCCACGGCTTCGACGAGGGTCTCTGCGCGATCTGCTCCCCGCCGCCTGAGCCCGAGACGCCCGCCCGCGCCCCGCGCACGCGCGCGACCCGGCCGGCGGGGATCGGGACGGCGGCCACGCGACCGGGCCAGGGCCGGGCACCGCGCACTGCGTCATCCGCTCGCGCCGGCCGCGTCGCCGGTGCCTCGGCGCCGCCCGTCGACGCGGGCGCCACGCGCCTGTACCACCTGACGCACATCGAGAACCTCGGCCGGATCCTCGGCGCGGGCGCGATCCTCGCCGACGCGGGCGACCCGCCGGCCGCGCCGGCCGTCGACCTCGCGGCGCCCGCGGCCCGCGCCTACCGTCGCACGGCGACCGTCGGCGACACGGGTGCCCATGTCGCCGAGTTCGTGCCGTTCCTGCTCTCGACCGACGCGCACGTCTGGGATGCGATCCGCACGGGCACGCCCGACCCGCGCCTGTCCGAGGAGGCCGTGCGCCGCCCCGCGGCCGACCACGTGCTGCTCGTGACCTCGATCGCGGCCGCCGCCGGCGCCCGCCTGCGCACCCCCGGCGAGGTCGCGGTCAGCGAGACGGATGCCGCGATCGGCGGAGCCTCGTTCGCGGCGACGTGGCCCGAGGCCGAGCGGGCGATCGTGCGCCTGACGCTCGCCGACGAGGGCGCCGGGATGCGCGCGGCCGAGGTGCTCGTGCACGGCAGCGTCCCGCTCGAGCGCGTCGCCCTGATCGCGGTGGCCAACGACCGCGTCCGCGATCGCGTGCGTGCGGCGCTCCAGGCGGTCGGCGCCAAGGTGCGCGTCGCGGTCTACCCGCCCTGGTTCCTCGGCGGAGGCGAGTAG
- the purE gene encoding 5-(carboxyamino)imidazole ribonucleotide mutase, whose protein sequence is MGSDSDWNVMREASELLDEFGVPHEVEVVSAHRTPEKMIAYGKAAAGRGIRVIIAGAGGAAHLPGMLASVTILPVVGVPVPLSRLDGLDSLLSIVQMPAGVPVATVSIGGAKNAGLIAVKILATSDDALGDALARYAESLAALVEEKNERLKSSR, encoded by the coding sequence ATGGGCTCCGACTCCGACTGGAACGTGATGCGCGAGGCATCCGAGCTGCTCGACGAGTTCGGCGTTCCGCACGAGGTCGAGGTGGTGTCGGCGCACCGCACGCCCGAGAAGATGATCGCGTACGGCAAGGCGGCGGCCGGCCGCGGCATCCGCGTCATCATCGCGGGCGCCGGCGGCGCCGCGCACCTGCCCGGCATGCTCGCCTCAGTCACCATCCTGCCCGTGGTGGGCGTGCCCGTGCCGCTGTCGCGACTCGACGGGCTCGACTCGCTGCTCTCGATCGTGCAGATGCCCGCCGGCGTGCCCGTCGCGACCGTGTCGATCGGCGGCGCGAAGAACGCGGGCCTGATCGCGGTGAAGATCCTGGCCACCTCCGACGATGCGCTGGGCGACGCGCTCGCGCGCTACGCGGAGTCGCTCGCCGCGCTCGTCGAGGAGAAGAACGAGCGACTGAAGTCCAGCCGATGA
- a CDS encoding biotin--[acetyl-CoA-carboxylase] ligase, which produces MQWERSRASVPRFEWLDTAGSTNDVLREAATGADAAAWPHGAAVVTDDQTRGRGRLGRTWLAPTGKTLAISVLLRPAQAGDGPDAAVRPLPSDAYGWLPLIAGVAMTEAVRDAVAAASVDRGGEDDGTGGVEVELKWPNDVLISGYKVCGILSELVAEGAVVIGAGLNLTLDEHDLPTLTSTSLQLVTGRRPDGDAVLSGYLTRLLDLVGRFVAAGGDAAASGVADRVRAVCGTLGQEVRVELPGGDELLGVAERLDDDGRLVVRDRENGEEQAVAAGDVTHLRY; this is translated from the coding sequence ATGCAGTGGGAGCGATCGCGAGCGAGCGTGCCGCGGTTCGAGTGGCTCGACACCGCCGGGTCCACCAACGACGTGCTGCGCGAGGCGGCGACGGGGGCGGATGCCGCGGCGTGGCCGCACGGCGCGGCCGTGGTCACCGACGACCAGACGCGCGGCCGCGGGCGCCTCGGCCGCACCTGGCTCGCGCCGACGGGCAAGACCCTTGCGATCTCGGTGCTGCTGCGCCCCGCGCAGGCCGGGGACGGCCCCGACGCGGCCGTCCGGCCGCTGCCGTCGGATGCATACGGATGGCTGCCGCTCATCGCGGGGGTCGCGATGACCGAGGCGGTCCGCGACGCGGTGGCCGCGGCATCCGTCGACCGCGGCGGTGAGGACGACGGCACCGGCGGCGTCGAGGTCGAGCTCAAGTGGCCCAACGACGTGCTGATCTCGGGGTACAAGGTCTGCGGCATCCTCTCCGAGCTGGTCGCCGAGGGCGCCGTGGTGATCGGCGCGGGCCTCAACCTCACGCTCGACGAGCACGACCTGCCCACGCTCACCTCGACCTCGCTCCAGCTCGTGACCGGCCGGCGTCCCGACGGCGACGCCGTGCTGAGCGGCTACCTCACGCGCCTGCTCGACCTCGTCGGCCGCTTCGTCGCGGCCGGCGGCGACGCGGCCGCGAGCGGCGTGGCCGACCGCGTGCGCGCCGTGTGCGGCACGCTCGGCCAGGAGGTGCGCGTCGAACTGCCGGGCGGAGACGAGCTCCTCGGCGTCGCCGAGCGGCTCGACGACGACGGTCGCCTCGTGGTCCGGGACCGCGAGAACGGCGAGGAGCAGGCTGTCGCCGCGGGGGACGTCACGCACCTGAGGTATTAA
- a CDS encoding acyl-CoA carboxylase subunit beta, whose product MRAGRVNGVTESTTDGPDLSTTAGKLADLKQRYHEAVTASGEAAIEKQHAKGKMTARERIAELLDPGSFVELDEFVRHRTHAFGMDAKRPYGDAVVTGTGTIHGRQVAVYSQDFTIFGGSLGEVAGEKIIKVMELALKTGVPIIGILDSGGARIQEGVVALGKYGEIFRRNTAASGVIPQISIVCGPAAGGAVYSPALTDFVIMVDKTSQMFVTGPDVIKTVTGEDVGMEELGGALTHNTVSGVAHYLASDESDALDYARTLISFLPDNNMSEAPVYEADVELEVTDEDRRLNTVIPDSPNQPYDMHAVIEGIVDHGDFLEVQPLFAPNIVIGFARVEGRSVGIIANQPSQMAGTLNIAAGEKASRFVRFCDAFSIPILTLVDVPGYLPGTDQEWTGVIRRGAKLLYAYAEATVPLVTVITRKAYGGAYIVMGSKQLGADINLAWPTAEIAVMGGQGAVNILYRGEIKRAEEAGEDVAAVRTRLANEYTYNVASPFLAAERGELDGVIEPAATRVSVTKALRALRTKRASLPPKKHGNIPL is encoded by the coding sequence ATGCGCGCCGGTAGAGTGAACGGCGTGACCGAATCGACGACCGACGGCCCCGACCTCTCCACCACCGCGGGCAAGCTCGCCGACCTCAAGCAGCGCTATCACGAGGCCGTCACGGCCTCGGGCGAGGCGGCCATCGAGAAGCAGCACGCCAAGGGCAAGATGACCGCGCGCGAGCGCATCGCCGAGCTGCTCGACCCCGGCTCGTTCGTCGAACTCGACGAGTTCGTGCGGCACCGCACCCACGCCTTCGGCATGGACGCCAAGCGGCCCTACGGCGACGCGGTCGTCACCGGCACCGGCACCATCCACGGGCGCCAGGTCGCGGTGTACTCGCAGGACTTCACGATCTTCGGCGGCTCGCTCGGCGAGGTCGCGGGCGAGAAGATCATCAAGGTCATGGAGCTGGCGCTGAAGACCGGCGTGCCGATCATCGGCATCCTCGACTCGGGCGGCGCGCGCATCCAGGAGGGCGTGGTCGCGCTCGGAAAGTACGGCGAGATCTTCCGCCGCAACACGGCCGCGTCGGGCGTCATCCCGCAGATCTCGATCGTGTGCGGTCCGGCGGCCGGCGGCGCGGTCTACTCCCCAGCGCTGACCGACTTCGTGATCATGGTCGACAAGACCAGCCAGATGTTCGTCACCGGCCCCGACGTCATCAAGACGGTCACCGGCGAGGACGTCGGGATGGAGGAGCTCGGCGGTGCGCTCACGCACAACACCGTCTCGGGCGTCGCCCACTACCTCGCGAGCGACGAGTCCGACGCGCTCGACTACGCGCGGACGCTCATCTCGTTCCTGCCCGACAACAACATGTCGGAGGCGCCGGTCTACGAGGCCGACGTCGAGCTCGAGGTCACCGACGAGGACCGCCGACTCAACACGGTCATCCCCGACTCGCCGAACCAGCCCTACGACATGCACGCGGTCATCGAGGGGATCGTCGACCACGGCGACTTCCTCGAGGTGCAGCCGCTGTTCGCGCCGAACATCGTGATCGGCTTCGCGCGCGTCGAGGGCCGCTCGGTCGGCATCATCGCCAACCAGCCGAGCCAGATGGCGGGCACGCTGAACATCGCCGCGGGCGAGAAGGCCTCGCGGTTCGTGCGCTTCTGCGACGCGTTCTCGATCCCGATCCTGACCCTGGTCGACGTCCCGGGCTACCTGCCCGGGACCGACCAGGAGTGGACCGGAGTGATCCGCCGCGGCGCGAAGCTGCTCTACGCCTACGCCGAGGCGACCGTGCCGCTCGTGACGGTCATCACCCGCAAGGCCTACGGCGGCGCCTACATCGTCATGGGCTCGAAGCAGCTCGGCGCCGACATCAACCTGGCCTGGCCGACCGCCGAGATCGCCGTCATGGGCGGCCAGGGCGCCGTGAACATCCTGTACCGCGGCGAGATCAAGCGGGCCGAGGAGGCGGGCGAGGATGTCGCGGCCGTGCGCACGCGCCTGGCCAACGAGTACACCTACAACGTGGCCTCGCCGTTCCTCGCCGCCGAGCGCGGCGAGCTCGACGGCGTCATCGAGCCGGCCGCGACGCGCGTCTCGGTGACCAAGGCGTTGCGGGCGCTGCGCACCAAGCGCGCGAGCCTGCCGCCGAAGAAGCACGGCAACATCCCGCTCTAG